The region TTTTGCCCGTTTGCTCTGAGAGGAAGGATCTCAGCTCAGTTATTCAGCGTGCATAGATTTACAGCGTTCTATCTGCCTGTGcagtaaacacagagcaaagaatCGCAGAACATTAGATATTAAAGAAATACGATGAgttcagaaaacaaactgatgcTCTTAGGCTTGGAGATAAGAGTAGCGTCTTTTGTTTGGCTTCAGTAGGAAAGCTTACCGTGCATTTTCATGCGTGTCCTACGAGTACTGACCTGTAACAGTACATATAAAGGGCCATTCTGCTTCACACATGAAAGTCTTATGGATGGATTGTCTGGGTTGTCATGACGATGGACAAGGGTGGTGGAGACTTGGGGGGATCCTGAAAAGTATTTTAGAAAAATTCAATAATTCAACACGcatttcatctgaaatgtttaGATCATGTTCGACTACAtagcattttaattttaatgttctGAATTTCCAGTGTGCTGCTAGGCACCACAATCTGATATTAAAGAACATTAAATGCCGGGACATGGCGAGAGGACAGAAGGAGAAACCACTGGGACATCGCCGTGCACTTCGGAATGGTCTCCTATAAATAACCATTCCATTATCCCTGATTCTGCTGTCATTATCCAATGAAGATTTATGGTTAAAGAATGGCTTTACAAGATGTCTGTAGCTTTCACAGTTCCCCCACCTACTCTGAATGGAATTCTCCAGTGTCACTGTTTATGCCTCTGGAAGACACCTCTAAATTTTTCAGAGGATGGACTGGAAGGGATTCTATCTCCGGACACCAACAGAGTTTGTTGAACTTTTACATGCCAGTGGCAGACTACCTCACAGAGAGCCCAATAGAATTTGGCCAAGTCAAACCTGACGAGATGTCATCCATTCCAACAACAAACTACCAcaactcctctctcccctctcataTTCTCCCTaccaccatccctctctccgtctctccctctgttcctctacCTTTCCCCCTGTCTCACGGCACCACCACCCTGGGTTTCATGTTCCAGGGAGGAGTCATCGCAGCAGCAGACACTCGTTCTAGCTGCTCTGGTCTAGTGGCCTGTCCAGCATCCCAAAAGATTCTCCCCGTCCACTCTCACCTTGTGGGCACTACCTCGGGCACCTCTGCTGACTGTGCCCTGTGGAAGCGTATTCTGGCACGGGAGCTGCGCCTGTATCAACTCCGCCATAGACGGAGGCTGTCTATCAGGGGTGCTGCAAAGCTGCTGTCCCACATGCTCCACCCATTTAAGGGTACTGAACTGTGTGTGGCAGCGACTCTTTGTGGCTGGGAtggaggggaagaggaggaaacccaaaatgaacagagaacgGAGGGAACTGACAGGCATCATCAGCCAATGACAGAAAGTGATTCCAACTCCCAGCCAGTCACTGGCACTGGAACCACATTTCAATCACTTGTCGGACGTTCTCAAAGTCAAGATGCGGGTCCGAGCTTtgaaagacaacagaaaaaagtctCTGGCCCCAGTATCTGTTACGTGTACAGTGGTGGGACCCGCCTAGAGGGGGACCTCTTTTCAGTGGGGTCTGGGTCACCCTATGCTTACTCTGTACTGGATGGGGGTTATCGGTGGGAACTGAGTGTGGACGAAGCTATTTCACTGGCCAGGGAAGCTGTTTACAGGGCAACACATAGGGACGCATACTCGGGCAACTTTGTGGATCTCTACCATGTTACTGCCGAGGGATGGAAACGTAGAACGAGAGAGGACCTTAAGGAAGagtattacagagagaaagagagagagaaaatgagagtagaggagagaaaacgagaaagagcagaaaaggaggaggggtAGAATTTCTGTGTTGTCAGGGGAAGGtcaaagaagaagagacagggcagagtgaggtatgacatttattcatatttattttcatgtattattcattgttttttgtgACTAAATTCCTTTTTTATTCTTCAATAAAAAAACCCTTAGCATTCTTTAATCAAAAAGGATTTAATATTCTTTAAAATTCTTTCTGTCAGCCTGactcattacattttttttattcatggaCTGAGGAATGCAGAGGGTCACTGGAAGCGCATGTGCTTAAGATTCTGTTTAggattaatattttttaaaataaatttgagGACACATTTACttaaaaatatatctgaattttctttcaaatattGGATATAAAGTCTCTCCTTCTAAGTGGGTTTTataaaaacaggtccaggtttTCTGTTCCCAGGGTCCCATAAGCACCACAGAGCATTCTTTCACCTAGCTTTAAATTCATAAGACTACACATCATTTTGAGTGTTACTTTATCCTTGAAAATGTTCTTAGGTTGAGCTGCAGTAATTTGCATGCGAGTGTCAACCATTAAAATCCAAATATAATGATTTATGTGACAGAAACACTCTCTGACAATCTGGTCCCCTGAGGAAAGAAGCGTATCCAATAAGTGAACTGTAGTCACGAATGAAAACTTCACTAAGCCTCTTGAACAGATcaatttaatgtgtttgttaagGGTGAAGGTCAAATCTGCATATCTCTCCAAATGTGTGGTCGCATATTCCTTATAGTGATTGCACTGTGTTTGACATAATTACCATAGCTGATGATGGATCTTTTGTAAACTGGTTGCTCTGTCTGAACGTGTTCAAAAAAGTTCCTGGTTCAGCTGCTCCCCTATTTAGagatggttctctctctcctattatCTATCCAGATTCAGCCCATTAATTATTTAACCGTATTGGACAttcaaaaaattcaaatgagTAAGCCATCGCAAAGCTCTTTGTTACCTCCCGTAGGTGCCAGAAGTACAAAATACACTGAAACAGCAGAAGAACCACAATAGacacataaatattaatattctctATTTCTTAACACAGTTCATGAAACAACAAGGATTAACTCAGCTCAAGTGGAACTAGGCAACAAATAGGAATAATATGCTCCTGAGCATGTGTCTAAAACTGGACTAATGACACCAGGCCCAGCGATATTAGATTTAGCACAGCTTCCAAAGCAAGGCTTTCTGAAGTGTAGTAGCAAATTGGCAGACCCAAGCCCAAACTAATACAGGAGTTGAGGCTTTGCTGGAACAGCA is a window of Chanos chanos chromosome 10, fChaCha1.1, whole genome shotgun sequence DNA encoding:
- the psmb11b gene encoding proteasome subunit beta type-11b, whose protein sequence is MALQDVCSFHSSPTYSEWNSPVSLFMPLEDTSKFFRGWTGRDSISGHQQSLLNFYMPVADYLTESPIEFGQVKPDEMSSIPTTNYHNSSLPSHILPTTIPLSVSPSVPLPFPLSHGTTTLGFMFQGGVIAAADTRSSCSGLVACPASQKILPVHSHLVGTTSGTSADCALWKRILARELRLYQLRHRRRLSIRGAAKLLSHMLHPFKGTELCVAATLCGWDGGEEEETQNEQRTEGTDRHHQPMTESDSNSQPVTGTGTTFQSLVGRSQSQDAGPSFERQQKKVSGPSICYVYSGGTRLEGDLFSVGSGSPYAYSVLDGGYRWELSVDEAISLAREAVYRATHRDAYSGNFVDLYHVTAEGWKRRTREDLKEEYYREKEREKMRVEERKRERAEKEEG